TCTGCATGTCAGACCTGCCCCATCTCCTGGCCTTCCTATCAGCCAGCAGGTACAGGTCACCTTTCAAAAGGGCTAAGGGGGATCCTTCCCTATGATACCTCACCCATACTGTGACTCCTCATTTTTTCTCAGGGATGTTTTGCCCAGAACACTGCTCTTGCCCCCTCCCACTCTAGGGCCTGGAGACCAAAACACAGGTGAGGCGTGATTCTCTAATGGAGGAAGAGGCCACCTTTCCACCTTCTTAGTCCAGGAGGATGGTACTTGAGGGACCAAGCTACAGGGTTCGAGGGACGATAAGGCTGGGGTTTGagaagggtgtgtgtgggggggtgtgtgcTCGACTCCTGGGCCTGAATGAGGAGGTGCCAGGGACCAAGCCTCAGTTCTTCCAGTAACGAAGCTGGACACTATGTCTCCAAGGCTGGCCCCTTGGACACCTGGGACACCTCACTTCTGCTGGCCCCCAGATCCTCTGCAGATTGGCAGCATCCAACTCAACACCTCAGGGAGGGTGTTCTTTGTGGTGAACAAGCTCTACCTGGAGACCCACAGAGGGTGGGAGATGGAGCAGACGCCCCCAGAGACACCTCCAGAGACTGCTGGGAGACATGATCCAGGTTAGATGAGCAGGGCCCTGGGCCCCTGAGGGCTGAAGGAGCTGCCGCCACTGTTTTGTGGAACTCAATCCTCTCTCCCCATCAGCCCCCAGGAACCCAGCCCCTCACCAGGTCTCCTGGGTGGAAGGCCCACTCAGCCCAGAAGTACACCATCCTAGGCCAGCTCTGGCCAGGCTggtggaagagaaggaggaggatgaCTACAAAGATGAAGAAGAGGGAGCTGAGGATGCGCTCACACGCCACATCCGGGCTCTAGCCAGGGCCCGGAGCAGCTACGTGGCCAGGCAGTTCCGGAGCTTTCGGGTGCGCCTCACCTCAGAGGCTGAAGGTCCCCACAGGCCTGGGGACCCGGCCACAGAGCTGCTTCAGGATATGCGGCACCTCCTTGCTGACCTCCAAGATCACTTAGCAAAGGACCCCGATGTCAGGGCTGTCTTTGAGAGCAGGGTGCCAGGGGCCCCCCAGAAGGACGAGGATCTAGGTAATGAGGAGGGCTGAGAGGGAACTTAGGGCCACTCTCCCAACCCGCACAGCTTCACGTTTGCCATCTCTTGGCCCTACATAGGTGTTCACACCCAACTTCCTTCTCTCCGCCTGTGTGCACACCTGTTTCCTTTTCTACTCACACGCCCTTTCCTACATGTAGTGATACCTATTCTGTTCACCACTGCTCCATCTCATACACGTGTGACAGCCATACACTCTCACGTGCTCGTTCACACCCAGGCTCCTTCTTCCACACGTGCTCACACCTAAATCTACACAAGTGGGTGGCCAGAGGCTAGGAAGGTGTTGCGGTTGGCGAGGGTGGGTCGCTGGAGAGAGAGGGTAGGCGTGGGTCAGCCTGGCGACCCTTCCTTCACCCATCCCAACCCCTGCAGGCCCCGCGGTGGAGGCGGCCCTGTGCCGGGCGGTGCTGGCGCCTCTGAAGCCGGCCCTGTGGACTCGACTCCGCACGCTCCGCGCCCCAGCTCTGCGGCAACTGCGGCGGCGACAGATAGCCCTGCGGGTGGAGGCGGGGCCGCCGGGAGCTCAGGGGGCGGGGCATGAGAGGCGGGGCCCCGTCCCCGCCCTGCGAAACCGCATCCACGCGCGCCTGGCGCGCCTGCACTCAGCCTGCGCCCCACGCCGCAAGGTGTCACTCCTGCTGGCGGTGTGCAGTGACGTCTACGAGGGCCTGGCTCGGGACGAAAACCAAGGTAAAGGAGGACTCTTGAGTCTACCTGAATGTGGAGTGGCTTGAGGGTTACGGGAGCCAGGTAGGAGGCTCCCGTGCACACGTCGAGGGGAAGATGGCATGCTCTAGCAAGAGGCGTCTACGCGGGCCGCGGGAATCTAGTAAGGGGCGTTTGCATGCCCGGCAAAGTGGAAGGGCAGCCAGCACTTGCGGTCCTGGGGATCGGATGGAAGGTGCCTGCACGCCCCGTCCACCCCAGAGCCTGTCCTCCGGCTCCCCTAGAGCCCCTGGGGGCCGACGCCTTCCTGCCAGCGCTAACAGAGGAACTAATCTGGAGTCCGGACATCGGGGAGACTCAACTCGACGTGGAGTTTCTCATGGAGCTCTTGGATCCGGACGAGCTACGGGGAGAGGGTGACGCCCCAGCCCCAGAACGCCGGGACCCAAGAGGGGGCGCCCTAGGCCGCCCGCCTGCAGCGGGAGGGAAGGCGGGCAACCTGCAGGGAGACTGCAGGCGGCCAGGGAGCCTGAGGGCGCTGCGCTGACCTCCCCTTCTTGCCCCTAGCCGGGTACTACCTGACCACGTGGTTTGGGGCCCTGTACCACATTGCCCACTACCAGCGCGACACGGTCCGTGCGCCCCAGGGGCTCAGCTCTGAGGCCCGGGCCTCCCTGCGCCAGTGGCACCGCAGGCGGACGCTGCATAGACAGAGCCCCGCCGAAGCAGAGGTGATCGCCCCTCTGGACTGCgggtggaggggagggctggATCTGTTGCCTTTCTGACCCAggctcctgcctctccccacagGCCAAGCTGCCCTTTGAGGAACCATGGGCAATAGAGATTGTGCAAGAGGCCAGTGATGATTAGAATCTCAAACCCTTCTGCTCCGAAAGCAAGATTCGGGAGGCACCTAGGGCAGCACCAACTTCTGACCCCTGTAGTTTAGACTAGAGGCAGCAAGAAGGAGGGGCTCCCAGGAAAAGGAAACGGGTCTGAGGGAAGACCTCTgagcctttgcactggctgtcccTGCTTCCTGGAATGCCATTCCCGAATATCCACactgctccttccctcccttccttcaggtctttaggcagatgtcaccttctcagtgaggctctCTTCCAGACATCCCTGTCTAAAACCACAGCTTCTCTGGCTTGACCCTCTCTGTGGTAAACAGAATAATGCCCTCCCAGGATGTTCACCTCCTAATCCCCAt
This genomic window from Mesoplodon densirostris isolate mMesDen1 chromosome 19, mMesDen1 primary haplotype, whole genome shotgun sequence contains:
- the RINL gene encoding ras and Rab interactor-like protein gives rise to the protein MAQPEDKASAGPTDGERLIPSQANGAGETPLRVLGTPEPLLRLQRTWGVWQIPELDAQDAKALLELWPPGSFLVIGHDPRQVLVLRTGPSPGEINTYQILKLPGGVSLESSNLCMSDLPHLLAFLSASRDVLPRTLLLPPPTLGPGDQNTDPLQIGSIQLNTSGRVFFVVNKLYLETHRGWEMEQTPPETPPETAGRHDPAPRNPAPHQVSWVEGPLSPEVHHPRPALARLVEEKEEDDYKDEEEGAEDALTRHIRALARARSSYVARQFRSFRVRLTSEAEGPHRPGDPATELLQDMRHLLADLQDHLAKDPDVRAVFESRVPGAPQKDEDLGPAVEAALCRAVLAPLKPALWTRLRTLRAPALRQLRRRQIALRVEAGPPGAQGAGHERRGPVPALRNRIHARLARLHSACAPRRKVSLLLAVCSDVYEGLARDENQEPLGADAFLPALTEELIWSPDIGETQLDVEFLMELLDPDELRGEAGYYLTTWFGALYHIAHYQRDTVRAPQGLSSEARASLRQWHRRRTLHRQSPAEAEAKLPFEEPWAIEIVQEASDD